GTGCGGATTGCATCCTGTTGGTATCCGAGTTCATGTTGATCGTGATGTCCTTGTAGGGACTGAACAACAAACCGCTTGACGTCGGCGTTATCGAAATGTCCGCCGTGTGTGCAACATGAATCGGCACGATGCCAACGCAACTTGCGGATAAAAGCGCCGCTAAACCAGCGCAGAGCACGCGTCGTTGTATTTGCATCGACATGAAATCTCTCCGGAGATTGGGCAACGTATGATTTCAGCGAGTTATGCGTTGCTCGCAGCGTTGACACGAAGTTCGACTCAAAGCGTACTCATCGAGTACGGACGCTGACTATTGCCCGTCGCCCAGCTTTTGTTCGGCTGCGCCTGCATGCTGAAATGCAGCTTGCCACCGGCCATGATCTGCTCGTGAAGGATCACGCTGCGCAACAACGGCTTGCCGTTCAATGTCACCGCGCCGATGTAGGGATGGGTCGCATCGAGACCGTCAGTGCTGATCGTGAAGTGCTTTCCGTTCGGCAGATTCAGTGTCATCCGATCGACGAACGGCCGGCCGATTACATACTCGTTGCTGGCCGGCGCAACCGGATAAAACCCCATCGCGGTGAACACGAACCATGCCGACATCTGGCCAAGATCATCGTTGCCGGCAAGCCCGTCGGTGCGTGGCGCATATTGCGTATCCATGATCTGCTTGAGGCGTTCCTGCGTGCGCCACGGCTGTCCGGCATACGCATACAAATACGCAACATGATGGCTCGGTTCGTTGCCGTGCGCGTACCAGCCGATCAAGCCGGTGATGTCCTCCATGTGCGCAAAAAGTTTCGGATCGATCTTCGCATCGAATACGCGATCGAGCATGGCTACGAGTTTTGTATCGCCACCGTGCGCCTTGATCAATCCGGCTGTGTCCTGTGGCACGTACCAGGAATATTGCCAGGCGTTGCCCTCGGTGTAGTCGCTGCCGTAGCCGCTCGCGCTCGGGTCGAACGGCTCGCGGAAAAGGCCATCGGTTTTGCGTGCGCGCATGAAACCGGTTTTAGCATCGTAGGCGTTGCGCCAGTTGCCAGCGCGTTTGTCGAAAGCCTTGGCAATATCCTGCTTGCCGAGCACGGTCGCGACCTGCGCAATGGTCCAGTCGTCGAACGCGTATTCCAGCGTTTTTGAAGCGGCCTCGCCTTCCTGGTCGATCGGCACGTAGCCGAGTTTCATATAGCCGTCCAAACCGCCATACGGCGCGTAGCTCGCGCTCGCCACCATTGCATCGAGCGCGGCGTTGGTATCGTAACCGCGGATGCCTTTCATGAAGGCATCGGCAATCACCGGCACGGCGTGATAACCGATCATGCACCAGGTTTCCAGGCCATGAAATGCCCAAACCGGCAGGATGCCGTTCGGGCTGTAGCGACGCGACGCTAGCAGCGAGTTCACGATATCGTTGGTGCGCTGCTCCGGCTGCACGATCGTCAGCAGCGGATGCAACGCACGATACGTATCCCACAGCGAAAATGTGGAATAGTTGCGAAAGCCATCGGCGTGATGCACGGCGTTATCCGGGCCGCGATAACGGCCATCAGCATCCATGAACAAGCTCGGCGCCATCATCGTATGATAAACGGCGGTGTAGAAACTCTTGCGCATCGGTGCCGGCGCATCGACATCGAACGCGCCTAATGCCCTCATCCACGCGTCGCGTGCGGCGCTGCGCACCACGTCGAAATCCCAGCCAGGCATGTCGCTGTCGAGATTGGCGATCGCGCTGTCCTCGCTGACCGGCGAGATCGAAACCTTGACGATCAACTCGCGTGTCGTCGCCGGAAAATCGACAACACCGACAATCGCACGGCCTTCGACCTGCGCGCGCTGGCGCGGATCCTTGTCCGCCGGCCCGGCGAAACCCTTGTACGGAATTTCGCCTTCGATATTGTGCAGCGCGTGGCCGCTCGCCGGCTGCGAAAAACGCATCGCGAAATACAACTGGCGATCCGGCGCCCAGCCCCGCGTTTCGCGAAAACCGGTCAACGTGCCATCGGCGCGCAGTCGTAATCGCGACCACGACACCTTGCCCGGATAGTCGTACATACTCGGACGCAGGTCGACCAGCACATGCGCCGGTTTGCCTTGTGGAAATGTATACCTGTGTACGCCGATGCGATCGCCGGCCGTGAGCTCGGCGCGGATGTCGTAGTCGGTCAAGGTTACCGCGTAATAACCCGGCTCGGCTTTTTCGTCGCTATGGCTGAATTGCGAGTGATAACCACTGCCCGGATGTGCGCTATCGCCGGGTTCGAGCCTGACCGCACCGCTGATCGGCATGGTCAGCACGTCGCCAAGATCGGAATGACCCGTGCCAGAAAAATGCGTGTGCGAAAAACCGAAGATCGTATTGTCGTCATAGCGATATCCGGCGGCCCAGCCGTAACCTTCCTTGCGTGATTTCAGCTGCGTGTCGGGACTGAGCTGAACCATGCCGAACGGCACCACTGCGCCCGGAAATGTATGTCCCTCCCCGCCCGTGCCGATGAACGGATCCACCGCAGCGTAAGCGCGCTGCGCGGCATCGGTTTCATTCGTATTTGCGGCATGAGCCAGCGCCGCAACGCCGAGAAATACTGTCATCGTCATGAGTGACAACGCACGAATAAAAGCGATTCTGGATGGCTGTGGCGGTTTCGGACCGGCACAAACTTCGGTGCTACAT
The sequence above is drawn from the Pseudolysobacter antarcticus genome and encodes:
- a CDS encoding GH92 family glycosyl hydrolase — encoded protein: MTMTVFLGVAALAHAANTNETDAAQRAYAAVDPFIGTGGEGHTFPGAVVPFGMVQLSPDTQLKSRKEGYGWAAGYRYDDNTIFGFSHTHFSGTGHSDLGDVLTMPISGAVRLEPGDSAHPGSGYHSQFSHSDEKAEPGYYAVTLTDYDIRAELTAGDRIGVHRYTFPQGKPAHVLVDLRPSMYDYPGKVSWSRLRLRADGTLTGFRETRGWAPDRQLYFAMRFSQPASGHALHNIEGEIPYKGFAGPADKDPRQRAQVEGRAIVGVVDFPATTRELIVKVSISPVSEDSAIANLDSDMPGWDFDVVRSAARDAWMRALGAFDVDAPAPMRKSFYTAVYHTMMAPSLFMDADGRYRGPDNAVHHADGFRNYSTFSLWDTYRALHPLLTIVQPEQRTNDIVNSLLASRRYSPNGILPVWAFHGLETWCMIGYHAVPVIADAFMKGIRGYDTNAALDAMVASASYAPYGGLDGYMKLGYVPIDQEGEAASKTLEYAFDDWTIAQVATVLGKQDIAKAFDKRAGNWRNAYDAKTGFMRARKTDGLFREPFDPSASGYGSDYTEGNAWQYSWYVPQDTAGLIKAHGGDTKLVAMLDRVFDAKIDPKLFAHMEDITGLIGWYAHGNEPSHHVAYLYAYAGQPWRTQERLKQIMDTQYAPRTDGLAGNDDLGQMSAWFVFTAMGFYPVAPASNEYVIGRPFVDRMTLNLPNGKHFTISTDGLDATHPYIGAVTLNGKPLLRSVILHEQIMAGGKLHFSMQAQPNKSWATGNSQRPYSMSTL